The following are encoded together in the Pelagicoccus enzymogenes genome:
- a CDS encoding alpha-amylase family protein, whose amino-acid sequence MSLPYRQIHLDFHTSEHIPDVGQDFDPERFARTLLDANVNSVTLFSKCHHGWCYYPTQHGTPHPHLQRPDLLGEMVEACNKVGIATPIYLTIQWDELMARQNPDWKVVSKNTGTNQPVPTWSPVSLANEGLVKHICDLGREIVERYDPPGIFADILIDWEDVSSGALQRMLNHGLNPELREDRVKNDRGIVLEFYKAFAEATKTLSSNLRLFFNSGHIYKNERERYQYFDHLEIESLPTGGWGYDHFPLSARYAPALDKDFLGMTGKFHNWWGDFGGFKQAAALEYECCLMASLGARCSIGDQLHPSGELDTNTYQSIAPAYKRISQLEPYLEEAKQISPIALYSSEGHFSRGPKNADDPHDTGISRMLLETQLTFDVIDEHCDFGAYKLIILPDRITFEEGKLLEKFKAYLEKGGKLLLSGTSGMNKKADRFLLPFPATVEGPSQYEQEYLRVDQTLDSRMPTSPFIAYTHAQQVRSSEAAGLANIHEPYFNRRPEHFCSHQQTPYQLEAAKNRKGILATDNIVYFAHPIGEEYRKFGQPLIKYAFASAIKRLIGDPVVQTNLPSTGRVTLAHQAEHNRFVLHLLYAQPQARGDIINGAHGPTTIEIIEDIAPFPDLEAKIAPPKAPSKVYSAYDQRPIDTHYEDGQLVCKLPKLHIHEAIVIEL is encoded by the coding sequence ATGTCCCTTCCCTACCGCCAGATCCACTTGGATTTCCATACCTCCGAGCACATCCCGGATGTAGGCCAAGACTTCGATCCGGAACGCTTCGCTCGCACGCTGCTCGACGCCAACGTGAACTCGGTCACCCTTTTTTCCAAGTGCCACCATGGCTGGTGCTACTACCCCACCCAACACGGAACCCCGCACCCGCACCTCCAGCGTCCGGATCTGCTTGGCGAGATGGTAGAGGCCTGCAACAAGGTCGGAATCGCCACCCCGATTTACCTCACCATCCAATGGGACGAGCTCATGGCTCGCCAAAATCCAGACTGGAAAGTTGTATCCAAAAACACAGGAACCAATCAACCGGTTCCCACATGGTCGCCCGTGTCCCTCGCCAATGAAGGGCTCGTCAAACACATCTGCGACCTCGGCCGGGAAATCGTCGAACGCTACGACCCACCTGGCATCTTCGCCGACATCCTTATCGACTGGGAAGACGTCAGCTCCGGTGCCCTGCAACGCATGCTCAACCACGGGCTCAATCCCGAGCTCCGCGAGGACCGGGTCAAGAACGACCGCGGCATCGTCCTGGAATTCTACAAAGCCTTCGCCGAAGCCACCAAAACGCTCAGCTCGAACCTGCGTCTCTTCTTCAACAGCGGCCACATCTACAAGAACGAACGCGAACGCTACCAGTACTTCGACCACCTAGAAATCGAATCCTTGCCCACCGGAGGCTGGGGTTACGACCACTTCCCCTTGTCCGCTCGCTACGCCCCAGCCCTCGACAAGGACTTCCTCGGCATGACCGGCAAGTTCCACAACTGGTGGGGAGACTTCGGCGGATTCAAGCAAGCCGCCGCCCTCGAATACGAATGCTGCCTCATGGCATCCCTTGGAGCCCGCTGCAGCATCGGCGACCAGCTTCATCCGTCAGGAGAACTGGATACGAACACCTATCAGAGCATAGCGCCTGCCTACAAACGCATCAGCCAACTCGAACCCTATCTCGAGGAAGCGAAGCAAATTTCCCCCATCGCCCTCTACAGCTCCGAGGGTCACTTTTCGCGCGGTCCGAAAAATGCGGACGACCCTCACGACACCGGCATCTCCCGCATGCTCCTAGAGACTCAACTCACCTTTGACGTCATCGACGAGCATTGCGACTTCGGCGCCTACAAGCTGATCATACTCCCAGACCGTATCACCTTCGAAGAGGGCAAGCTTCTCGAAAAGTTCAAAGCTTACCTGGAAAAAGGCGGCAAGCTACTCCTCTCCGGCACTTCCGGAATGAACAAAAAAGCCGACCGCTTTTTGCTACCATTCCCCGCCACCGTCGAAGGGCCCTCCCAGTATGAACAAGAATACCTCCGCGTCGACCAAACTCTCGACAGTCGCATGCCCACGTCGCCATTTATCGCCTACACTCACGCCCAGCAAGTAAGGAGCAGCGAGGCCGCGGGATTGGCCAACATCCACGAGCCCTACTTCAATCGCCGCCCGGAGCATTTCTGCTCCCATCAACAAACGCCCTACCAACTCGAAGCTGCAAAAAACCGTAAAGGAATTTTGGCTACAGACAACATTGTCTACTTTGCCCATCCAATTGGCGAGGAGTACCGGAAGTTTGGCCAACCCCTAATCAAATACGCCTTCGCGTCTGCGATCAAGCGCCTCATCGGAGATCCCGTCGTGCAGACCAACCTACCGAGCACCGGACGCGTCACCCTCGCTCACCAAGCCGAGCACAACCGCTTCGTGCTGCACCTCCTCTACGCCCAGCCTCAAGCCCGCGGCGACATCATCAACGGCGCTCATGGCCCCACCACGATCGAAATCATCGAGGACATCGCCCCTTTTCCAGACCTGGAAGCCAAAATCGCTCCTCCGAAAGCGCCCAGCAAAGTCTACTCCGCCTACGACCAACGCCCTATCGATACTCATTACGAAGACGGGCAACTGGTTTGCAAACTGCCGAAACTTCACATACACGAAGCCATTGTCATCGAACTCTAG
- a CDS encoding PVC-type heme-binding CxxCH protein yields MPLKRLLALASLLLSCATLAHSNGRDRLVFEPAPDKDNGKRVVLISGDEEYRSEESCPMLAKILTQRHGFHCTVLFAIDPKTEYIDPNNVSNIPGLDSLYEADLMILGTRWRILPGEQLQPILDFLNAGKPLIAFRTATHAFKNEDFYGGYDWRNFGKNVVGENWLNHHGVHKVEGGRAVVVPQNAQHPVLNAVGDIFTWSDIYGIEHLDQQAATVLLRGAVTETLEPDSRNLEGPKNDPMMPLAWLKSYPTPDGNNEGVCFATTAGAAYDLQDEDLRRLFVNATYHLLDLPVPERANVDYVDPFDPSFFGFQEKGYFQKRKLRVSDYRIGHSARSILSPEELDTLAKQTPASNASIDLKKNARLVVLGNGLSERMLHHGHFETELHLRFPASGLTVRNLSRSGSTPGFRPHPSRHSQWAFPGAEKFHPELQHHSGEGHYPTEDKWLAQLKPDVILACYGFNESFAGPSGLERFKEELAAFVDHTLSQRYNGDSPPQLALASPIAFQDLSRNHDLPDGETENRNLALYTQAIAEVASAKGVPFIDLFTPTKSLFDSTTEALTVNGAHLNDAGYRQLATILANHFVGSGLAPRSSSDATPETQQELRELVLEKDWYWFHDYQMPNGVHAYGRRYQPFGDENYPEEIEKVRQLTANRDRAIHALLAGKTFDLAAADRNTRALSKIETNAPERAENSYRYGQDAIDSFTLAEGYKIELFASEKEFPNLANPAQLSFDNQGRLWVATLPSYPHFRPGDSHPDDKLLIYEDTNGDGKADKETVFADNLHLPIGFELAPEGVYLSQAPNLLLLQDRDGDGVADHQEILLTGFDTHDTHHAISAFTADPAGAIYMGEGVFLHSNVETAYGPVRAVNGGFYRFSPQRQKLERIVQTHIPNPWGIAHDQWGQDFFLNTSDPDMHWMLPFQVKPKYGQLIVGTESIIPQAHRVRPTSGLEFVSSTHFPDEVQGDYLLNNCIGFLGAKQHSITDSGAGYESEFRQDLFTSNDPNFRPVDLEFAPDGSLYIVDWHNQLIGHMQHNARDPLRDHAHGRIYRITHTERPLVQNFDLTQASIEELVEGLSLPEARTRYRIRRELRGRPSSQVLAALESWIQNIDTKDQNYERYKLEALWTTWGLNQIDIELLQDLLQANSYQVRAAAVRALRYNSHLLENTTELLERAAKDAHPRVRLETIIAASRLETPASKSIVEQIGEMPLDEWTRQAYSQALVNLGGIPKIETGGNEAAAPDRLSETEQERWKLGFEIYRREGHCVTCHQEDGQGLPVASFPPIADTEWTNGHPERLIDLTLYGLMGPIQVKGQKYAGHVPMTQFYGLLDDDEVAAVLTYVRNAFGNEASPITPEQVAKVRASSQGKTGFWTAENLEKKYNTN; encoded by the coding sequence ATGCCCCTAAAACGCCTACTTGCCCTCGCCTCACTACTCCTTTCATGCGCGACCCTTGCTCACTCCAACGGTCGCGACCGATTGGTCTTCGAACCCGCTCCAGACAAGGACAACGGGAAACGAGTGGTCCTCATCTCAGGCGACGAGGAATACCGCTCGGAGGAGTCCTGTCCCATGCTGGCCAAGATCCTCACCCAACGCCATGGCTTCCACTGCACCGTTCTCTTCGCCATCGATCCGAAAACTGAATACATCGATCCTAACAACGTAAGCAACATCCCCGGACTCGATTCGCTTTACGAAGCAGATCTCATGATTCTCGGAACGCGCTGGCGAATCCTGCCCGGCGAACAGCTTCAGCCCATCCTTGACTTTCTCAACGCGGGTAAACCGCTGATCGCCTTCCGCACCGCCACCCACGCTTTCAAGAACGAAGATTTCTACGGAGGCTACGACTGGCGAAACTTCGGCAAAAACGTGGTCGGAGAGAACTGGCTCAACCACCACGGAGTCCACAAAGTTGAAGGGGGCCGCGCTGTCGTCGTTCCTCAAAACGCCCAGCATCCAGTCCTCAACGCGGTAGGCGACATTTTCACCTGGTCCGACATCTACGGCATCGAGCACCTCGACCAGCAAGCCGCCACCGTGCTGCTGCGCGGCGCCGTGACCGAGACCCTGGAACCCGACTCCCGAAACCTAGAAGGCCCCAAAAACGATCCCATGATGCCGCTGGCCTGGTTGAAATCCTACCCGACTCCCGACGGCAATAACGAAGGCGTCTGCTTCGCCACCACCGCCGGAGCGGCCTACGACCTGCAGGACGAGGACCTGCGCCGCCTCTTCGTCAACGCGACCTATCACCTGCTCGACCTGCCAGTACCCGAGCGAGCCAACGTCGATTACGTCGATCCCTTCGATCCATCTTTCTTCGGGTTCCAAGAAAAAGGCTATTTCCAGAAGCGTAAACTGCGCGTTTCCGACTATCGCATCGGACACTCCGCCCGATCCATCCTCAGTCCCGAAGAATTGGATACGCTCGCCAAGCAGACTCCAGCATCCAACGCCTCCATCGACTTAAAAAAAAACGCTAGACTCGTCGTACTAGGCAACGGCCTGAGCGAGCGCATGCTCCACCACGGCCACTTCGAGACAGAGCTCCACCTACGCTTCCCCGCGAGCGGGCTCACGGTTCGCAACCTTTCTCGATCCGGCTCCACCCCGGGCTTTCGCCCACACCCCTCCCGCCATTCCCAGTGGGCCTTCCCCGGAGCCGAGAAATTCCATCCCGAGCTCCAGCACCACAGCGGCGAAGGCCATTACCCCACCGAGGACAAATGGCTCGCCCAACTAAAGCCCGACGTCATTCTCGCCTGCTACGGCTTCAACGAATCCTTCGCCGGCCCCTCCGGACTCGAACGATTCAAGGAAGAACTCGCCGCCTTCGTCGACCACACCTTGAGTCAACGCTACAATGGCGACTCCCCTCCCCAGCTCGCTCTCGCATCCCCTATCGCCTTCCAGGACCTCAGCCGAAACCACGACCTTCCCGACGGCGAAACGGAAAACCGAAACCTAGCCCTCTACACACAGGCTATCGCCGAAGTGGCCTCCGCGAAGGGCGTTCCTTTCATCGACCTCTTCACTCCCACCAAATCCCTTTTCGACTCCACAACCGAAGCCCTTACCGTCAACGGCGCCCACCTCAACGACGCCGGCTACCGCCAACTCGCAACCATCCTCGCCAATCATTTTGTGGGAAGCGGTCTTGCGCCACGATCGTCCAGCGATGCGACTCCCGAAACCCAACAAGAGCTCAGAGAGCTCGTTCTCGAAAAAGACTGGTATTGGTTTCACGACTACCAGATGCCGAATGGCGTCCACGCCTACGGCCGCCGCTATCAACCCTTTGGCGACGAGAACTATCCAGAGGAAATCGAAAAGGTTCGCCAGCTTACAGCCAATCGCGACCGAGCCATCCACGCTCTGCTAGCGGGGAAGACCTTCGATCTCGCCGCTGCAGACCGCAACACTCGCGCCCTCAGCAAAATCGAAACCAACGCTCCCGAACGGGCCGAGAACTCGTACCGCTACGGACAGGACGCTATCGACTCCTTCACGCTCGCCGAAGGCTACAAGATCGAGCTCTTCGCCTCGGAAAAGGAGTTTCCAAACCTAGCCAATCCCGCCCAGCTTTCCTTCGACAACCAAGGACGCCTTTGGGTCGCCACCTTGCCAAGCTACCCGCATTTCCGCCCCGGAGATTCCCATCCCGACGACAAGCTGCTCATCTACGAGGATACCAACGGAGACGGAAAGGCCGACAAAGAAACCGTATTCGCAGATAACTTACACCTTCCCATCGGATTTGAACTTGCGCCCGAAGGCGTTTACCTGTCCCAAGCCCCCAACCTCCTTCTGCTTCAGGACCGCGACGGCGACGGGGTAGCCGACCATCAAGAAATTCTACTCACTGGCTTCGACACCCACGATACGCACCACGCCATCTCCGCCTTCACCGCCGATCCGGCCGGAGCCATCTATATGGGCGAAGGCGTCTTCTTGCACAGCAACGTGGAAACCGCCTATGGACCGGTTCGAGCCGTCAACGGCGGCTTCTATCGATTCAGCCCGCAGCGCCAGAAACTGGAGAGAATCGTGCAAACCCATATCCCCAACCCTTGGGGCATCGCCCATGACCAATGGGGCCAAGACTTTTTCCTCAACACCTCAGATCCCGACATGCACTGGATGCTGCCATTTCAGGTAAAGCCGAAATACGGCCAATTGATTGTCGGAACCGAGAGCATCATCCCACAAGCGCACCGCGTTCGCCCCACTTCCGGCCTCGAATTCGTCTCCAGCACACACTTTCCCGACGAGGTTCAGGGTGACTACCTCTTGAATAATTGTATTGGATTTCTGGGCGCGAAACAGCACAGCATCACCGATTCGGGCGCCGGATACGAAAGCGAGTTCCGCCAGGACCTCTTCACTTCAAACGATCCCAACTTCCGCCCTGTCGACCTCGAATTCGCGCCAGACGGCTCCCTCTACATCGTCGATTGGCACAATCAGCTGATCGGGCACATGCAACACAACGCCCGCGATCCACTGCGCGACCACGCCCACGGTCGCATCTATCGCATCACTCACACTGAGCGTCCGCTCGTCCAAAATTTCGACCTCACCCAGGCAAGCATCGAAGAACTAGTGGAAGGACTCTCCCTCCCGGAAGCCCGCACCCGCTACCGCATCAGGAGAGAACTTAGAGGCAGGCCCTCTTCTCAAGTGCTCGCCGCTCTAGAGTCCTGGATCCAAAATATCGATACGAAGGACCAGAACTACGAGAGGTATAAACTGGAAGCGCTTTGGACGACTTGGGGTCTCAACCAAATAGACATCGAACTGCTGCAAGACCTGCTCCAAGCCAATTCCTACCAAGTTCGCGCCGCTGCCGTGCGAGCCCTGCGCTACAACAGCCATCTGCTTGAAAACACTACCGAATTGCTTGAACGAGCCGCCAAGGACGCACATCCACGCGTGAGACTGGAAACCATCATCGCAGCCTCGCGACTCGAGACCCCCGCTTCCAAGTCAATCGTCGAGCAAATAGGAGAGATGCCGCTGGACGAATGGACACGGCAAGCCTACAGCCAAGCCCTCGTAAACCTCGGCGGAATCCCGAAAATCGAAACCGGCGGGAACGAGGCTGCAGCCCCTGATCGCTTGAGCGAAACGGAACAAGAACGTTGGAAGCTTGGCTTCGAGATCTACCGCCGCGAGGGACACTGCGTCACCTGCCACCAGGAGGACGGCCAAGGCCTGCCCGTCGCTTCCTTCCCTCCCATCGCTGATACCGAATGGACCAATGGACACCCCGAGCGCTTGATCGATCTGACCCTCTACGGCCTGATGGGCCCCATTCAGGTCAAAGGCCAAAAATACGCCGGACACGTTCCCATGACCCAATTCTACGGATTGCTCGACGACGATGAAGTCGCCGCCGTGCTCACCTACGTGCGCAACGCATTCGGCAACGAAGCCAGCCCCATCACCCCCGAACAAGTCGCCAAGGTCCGGGCCAGCAGCCAAGGAAAAACCGGATTCTGGACAGCGGAGAACCTGGAGAAGAAATACAACACGAACTAA
- a CDS encoding DUF5060 domain-containing protein translates to MKTLTHLLSASILLAVPFANAAVVDGELQTWHTIILTFDGPEANENDPSTFLDHRLTVTFSHGETKYVVPGYFAADGNAAISHAVSGNKWQARFTPNRSGKWTYQAELVSGEDIAISQAEGVPAPLSNASGTFTINPSELSSSATDFRAKGRLNYVGAHYQQFEGSAEYFLKVGLGSPENMLAFDGFDGTYDDAKNPEFPSLGEDQLHHYGPHRQDWSQGDPHWTDEDGHDSKGLIGLINYTAAQGLNSAYLMPLTYEGDGCDVWPWIDPTQRTTFDISKLEQWEIAFSHMQQNGIHILMLLTETENENLFELRDGGAPFADTRKLYYREMIARFGHHLALTWDLGEENGWTDEKGKDAGLGNTHEQRKAFSSFIRQLDPYNHPIKVHEISIVEIYPQLAGYPDFDGPTLQRHEHYNKDILDHLKMSRDAGHPWLVSMDEPLGWEYGLRPDADDPTRDHARKDVLWGTLMAGGSGVSWYFGWQNNAPTSDLSSEDLRVRETMWKQSKVAHDFFSQYVPFHRMRSANDLVEGEDDYVFAQPRQTYVVYLKNGGTASLNLANVEGIFDIRWYDPIKGGPLQLGSIAFADASTTTPLGTPPHSPEQDWAILITAR, encoded by the coding sequence ATGAAAACTCTCACCCACCTGCTCTCAGCCAGCATCCTGCTGGCTGTCCCCTTCGCCAACGCCGCCGTAGTCGATGGAGAACTACAAACCTGGCATACGATCATCCTCACCTTCGACGGCCCCGAAGCCAACGAGAACGATCCTTCCACCTTCCTCGACCATCGCTTGACCGTGACCTTTAGCCACGGAGAAACCAAATACGTAGTCCCGGGCTACTTCGCCGCCGATGGCAATGCCGCCATTTCCCACGCCGTAAGCGGAAACAAATGGCAAGCACGCTTCACTCCGAATCGCTCAGGTAAATGGACTTACCAAGCAGAACTCGTAAGCGGTGAAGACATCGCCATCTCGCAAGCCGAAGGCGTCCCTGCTCCCCTGAGTAACGCCTCCGGCACCTTCACCATCAACCCCAGCGAACTCTCTTCCAGCGCCACGGACTTTCGAGCGAAAGGCCGCCTCAACTACGTTGGCGCCCATTACCAGCAATTCGAAGGGTCCGCAGAATACTTCCTCAAAGTCGGACTCGGCAGTCCCGAAAACATGCTCGCTTTCGATGGTTTCGACGGCACCTACGACGACGCCAAAAATCCGGAATTCCCTTCTCTGGGCGAAGACCAGCTTCACCACTACGGCCCGCATCGCCAAGACTGGTCGCAAGGCGACCCTCACTGGACCGACGAAGATGGGCACGACAGCAAGGGCCTAATCGGCTTGATCAACTACACCGCAGCCCAAGGCCTGAATTCTGCCTACCTCATGCCGCTCACCTACGAAGGCGACGGCTGCGACGTATGGCCCTGGATCGATCCTACACAACGTACAACCTTTGACATCAGCAAGCTGGAGCAATGGGAGATCGCCTTTTCCCACATGCAGCAAAACGGTATCCACATTCTCATGCTGCTCACCGAAACGGAAAACGAGAACCTCTTCGAACTCCGCGACGGCGGCGCTCCCTTTGCCGATACCCGCAAGCTTTACTATCGGGAAATGATCGCCCGTTTCGGACATCACCTCGCCCTCACTTGGGATCTCGGCGAGGAAAACGGCTGGACCGACGAAAAGGGCAAGGACGCCGGTCTCGGCAACACCCACGAGCAACGCAAAGCGTTCTCCTCCTTCATCCGCCAGCTCGATCCCTACAACCACCCGATTAAGGTGCACGAAATCTCCATCGTGGAAATCTACCCGCAGCTCGCCGGGTATCCAGATTTCGACGGCCCGACCTTGCAACGCCACGAACATTACAACAAGGACATCCTCGACCACCTGAAGATGTCCCGCGACGCCGGTCACCCGTGGCTCGTATCCATGGACGAACCCCTAGGTTGGGAATACGGACTTCGCCCCGACGCCGACGATCCCACCCGCGACCACGCTCGAAAAGACGTCCTTTGGGGGACCCTCATGGCAGGCGGCTCCGGCGTCTCATGGTACTTCGGTTGGCAAAACAACGCTCCTACCAGCGACCTGAGCAGCGAAGACCTCCGCGTGCGCGAGACCATGTGGAAACAAAGCAAGGTCGCTCACGACTTCTTCTCGCAGTACGTCCCTTTTCACCGCATGCGATCCGCGAACGATCTGGTTGAAGGCGAGGACGATTACGTATTCGCCCAACCAAGACAGACCTACGTCGTGTATTTGAAGAATGGAGGCACCGCCTCCCTCAACCTCGCCAACGTCGAGGGCATCTTCGACATTCGTTGGTACGACCCCATAAAAGGCGGCCCTCTCCAACTCGGATCGATCGCTTTCGCTGACGCCTCGACTACTACCCCACTCGGCACACCGCCCCACTCGCCCGAGCAAGATTGGGCTATTCTCATTACTGCTCGCTAG
- a CDS encoding sll0787 family AIR synthase-like protein — MTQLSTKPIDLRELAAALAHHPSVVEKAGIHKAYTRAQDVCGNVSLGDDCAAIEDPESGGYLLFAAEGMLESFVAQDPWFAGYSAVMVNLSDVAAMGGRPIAITNTLWASEGPACEAIWQGMRAASEAYGVPVVGGHTTRISAEAPAHLGASVLGRAGKHLLTSFDARADDRLVIAVDLNGAYRGDKPFWNASTTTDPEILRSNLRLLPQLAEDQLCSAAKDISNGGIIGTLAMLCACSRVGVVVDLDRLPCPSGAEMMKWLISFPSYGYAFAVSENKVNEVVSIFGERGVAAAECGFFTKEEGISLSFGNKVEPVDFAV; from the coding sequence ATGACGCAATTGTCGACGAAGCCCATCGATTTGCGCGAGCTCGCGGCAGCTCTCGCTCATCACCCGTCGGTGGTGGAAAAGGCAGGTATTCATAAAGCATATACTAGAGCCCAAGACGTTTGCGGAAACGTGAGCCTTGGCGACGACTGTGCGGCGATTGAGGATCCCGAGAGTGGCGGGTATCTGCTATTTGCGGCGGAGGGTATGCTCGAATCATTTGTAGCCCAGGACCCCTGGTTTGCCGGGTACTCGGCGGTGATGGTGAATCTCAGCGACGTAGCGGCCATGGGGGGACGTCCTATCGCGATTACAAATACTCTGTGGGCGTCCGAAGGGCCGGCATGTGAAGCGATTTGGCAAGGCATGCGGGCGGCGTCAGAAGCGTATGGGGTCCCGGTCGTTGGCGGTCACACGACCCGGATATCGGCTGAGGCTCCTGCCCATCTTGGAGCCTCGGTGTTAGGACGAGCGGGAAAGCATTTGCTTACGAGTTTCGACGCGCGGGCAGACGATCGACTCGTTATTGCGGTCGACTTGAATGGAGCCTACCGAGGCGACAAGCCATTTTGGAATGCCAGTACTACGACCGATCCCGAGATACTGCGTAGCAATCTAAGGCTTTTGCCTCAGCTTGCGGAAGATCAGCTCTGCAGTGCTGCTAAGGACATTTCTAATGGAGGAATTATCGGCACGCTGGCCATGCTCTGCGCCTGTTCAAGAGTCGGAGTGGTTGTCGACCTTGATCGATTGCCATGTCCTTCTGGAGCGGAAATGATGAAATGGTTAATTTCGTTTCCAAGTTATGGATACGCATTTGCCGTATCCGAAAATAAGGTAAACGAGGTCGTGAGTATTTTTGGTGAAAGAGGCGTAGCTGCTGCGGAGTGTGGCTTTTTCACGAAGGAAGAGGGGATTTCACTCAGTTTCGGAAATAAGGTCGAGCCGGTCGATTTCGCCGTCTAG
- a CDS encoding MSMEG_0567/Sll0786 family nitrogen starvation N-acetyltransferase gives MLIERFRAFQPQDFVFKLAQSEEDQAGFHALRRRIFCDEQGVFQDDDRDAIDESMIPIVCKPIIAGMEDEVVGVVRIDEREPGVWYGSRLGVALDFRRIRRFSSAASVRNQQPCNAGLGAIGAGLIYKAVSTANAIGCHEFLATVQKQNARFFERLHWQPLEEIELFGLPHVKMRADLNYYQPAASVA, from the coding sequence ATGTTGATCGAACGATTCAGAGCGTTTCAGCCGCAAGACTTTGTATTCAAGCTCGCTCAGAGCGAGGAGGACCAAGCCGGTTTTCATGCCTTGCGCCGTCGCATTTTTTGCGACGAGCAAGGCGTGTTTCAGGACGACGATCGCGATGCGATCGACGAGAGTATGATTCCCATTGTCTGCAAGCCAATCATCGCTGGGATGGAGGACGAGGTCGTGGGCGTTGTACGCATCGACGAGCGCGAGCCAGGCGTTTGGTATGGCAGTCGATTAGGTGTTGCGCTCGATTTTCGTCGTATCCGGCGATTTAGTTCAGCAGCGTCGGTGCGTAACCAGCAACCTTGCAACGCCGGTCTTGGAGCGATCGGAGCAGGACTGATCTATAAAGCGGTGTCTACTGCCAATGCGATCGGGTGTCATGAATTTTTGGCGACAGTGCAAAAGCAGAACGCCCGCTTCTTTGAGCGCTTGCACTGGCAGCCGCTGGAAGAGATCGAACTTTTTGGCCTGCCGCACGTGAAAATGCGGGCGGACCTAAACTATTACCAACCAGCGGCGAGTGTCGCATGA
- a CDS encoding MSMEG_0569 family flavin-dependent oxidoreductase, whose protein sequence is MKNESQRTEVVIIGGGQAGLSISYYLSKYGISDQVILEKNKVAHSWREERWDSFCLVTPNFQCRLPDHPYDGEDPDGFMLKDEIVAYVDRFAQKVTAPIHEGVTVLSVRKLDDGFEVETTIGNWMCESVVSAVGSFHIPLRPPGFERIPSGIQQIFATDYRNPDQIPEGAVAIVGNGQSGCQIAEDLQLAGRQVHLYLGNAPRSPRQYRGKDAVAWLEEMGYYETCYDEHPDPEKARGGTNHYLTGRDGGREIDLRRFALDGMKLYGYLEEVTESGFRSRPDVKEKLDKADRSYLGIRQRIDEYIAANGIDAPEEPPYVPCWNPPSPEETELDFESANVSSVIWCLGFKPDFSFIELDIFDHRGMPHHKRGVTGESGLYFLGLPWLHTWGSSRFAGIAQDAEHIANMILKRRKRVEPWPEIQRMRAETIGAETA, encoded by the coding sequence ATGAAAAACGAAAGCCAACGCACTGAGGTCGTCATCATCGGCGGCGGTCAAGCAGGACTCAGCATATCGTATTACCTTTCCAAATACGGAATTTCTGACCAGGTTATTCTGGAAAAAAACAAAGTGGCCCATAGCTGGCGAGAGGAGCGTTGGGACAGTTTTTGTCTGGTCACTCCCAATTTTCAGTGCCGCTTGCCGGACCATCCCTACGATGGAGAGGACCCAGATGGTTTTATGCTCAAGGACGAGATCGTCGCCTACGTTGATAGATTCGCCCAGAAAGTGACCGCGCCGATCCACGAGGGCGTGACTGTTCTCTCGGTACGAAAGTTGGACGATGGTTTCGAGGTTGAGACCACCATCGGTAACTGGATGTGCGAGAGCGTGGTCAGTGCCGTCGGATCCTTCCACATCCCCTTGCGTCCTCCAGGCTTTGAACGGATTCCGTCCGGCATTCAGCAGATATTTGCCACGGACTATCGCAATCCGGATCAGATCCCAGAGGGTGCGGTAGCCATTGTCGGGAATGGTCAGTCAGGCTGTCAGATCGCAGAGGACCTACAGCTTGCAGGCCGTCAGGTTCACCTCTACTTGGGAAATGCACCGCGTTCGCCGCGCCAATACCGTGGTAAGGACGCCGTGGCGTGGCTCGAGGAAATGGGGTATTACGAAACCTGCTACGATGAGCATCCTGATCCGGAAAAGGCTCGAGGCGGGACGAACCATTACCTCACTGGCAGGGACGGTGGGCGTGAGATTGACCTGCGCCGTTTCGCCCTCGATGGCATGAAGCTTTACGGCTACCTAGAGGAAGTGACGGAGTCGGGTTTCCGCTCGCGACCTGACGTGAAGGAGAAGCTCGACAAGGCGGACCGCTCCTACCTCGGGATTCGCCAGCGGATCGACGAATACATTGCTGCCAACGGCATCGACGCTCCGGAGGAGCCGCCTTATGTTCCCTGCTGGAATCCTCCGTCGCCGGAGGAAACCGAACTCGATTTCGAGTCCGCAAACGTTTCTAGCGTGATTTGGTGCCTTGGTTTCAAGCCAGACTTTTCCTTCATCGAACTCGACATCTTTGATCATCGAGGAATGCCACATCACAAGCGCGGCGTGACAGGGGAGTCTGGGCTATATTTTCTTGGATTACCTTGGCTGCATACTTGGGGTTCGTCCCGCTTTGCTGGGATCGCGCAGGATGCTGAGCACATTGCCAATATGATTTTGAAGCGGAGAAAGCGGGTGGAGCCTTGGCCTGAAATCCAGCGCATGAGAGCCGAGACAATCGGCGCCGAAACTGCTTGA